The Tenrec ecaudatus isolate mTenEca1 chromosome 9, mTenEca1.hap1, whole genome shotgun sequence genome window below encodes:
- the PMPCB gene encoding mitochondrial-processing peptidase subunit beta encodes MAAAAAVRAVLAPAVRRPLTGFPRRLLVGGAAGRALHFGGGRLRSTQAATQVVLNVPETRVTCLENGLRVASEDSGLSTCTVGLWIDAGSRYENEKNNGTAHFLEHMAFKGTKKRSQLDLELEIENMGAHLNAYTSREQTVYYAKAFAKDLPRAVEILADIIQNSTLGEAEIERERGVILREMQEVETNLQEVVFDYLHATAYQNTALGRTILGPTENIKSISRKDLVDYITTHYKGPRIVLAAAGGVSHDELLQLAKLHFGDSLSSNTGEIPVLPPCKFTGSEIRVRDDKMPLAHLAIAVEAVGWAHPDTLSLMVANTLIGNWDRSFGGGMNLSSKLAQLTCHGNLCHSFQSFNTSYTDTGLWGLYMVCEPATIADMLHIVQKEWMRLCTSVTENEVARAKNLLKTNMLLQLDGSTPICEDIGRQMLCYNRRIPIPELEARIDAVTAEMVREVCTKYIYDKSPAVAAVGPIEQLPDFNRICSNMCWARG; translated from the exons atggcggcggcggcggcggttcgGGCGGTCCTGGCCCCGGCGGTACGGCGCCCGCTGACGGGCTTCCCCCGGAGGCTCCTGGTCGGCGGCGCCGCAGGCCGG GCACTGCATTTTGGAGGCGGCAGATTGAGAAGTACACAGGCCGCGACACAAGTTGTGCTGAATGTGCCTGAGACCCGAGTCACATGTTTGGAAAATGGACTCCGAGTGGCCTCTGAAGACTCTGGACTCTCGACGTGCACG GTTGGTCTTTGGATTGACGCTGGAAGTCGATATGAAAATGAGAAGAATAATGGAACCGCTCACTTTCTGGAACATATGGCTTTCAAG GGCACCAAAAAGAGGTCCCAGTTAGATCTGGAACTTGAGATTGAAAATATGGGGGCTCATCTCAACGCTTATACTTCCAGAGAGCAGACTGTGtactatgccaaagcattcgCGAAGGATTTACCCAGAG CTGTAGAGATTCTTGCTGACATCATACAAAACAGTACATTGGGAGAAGCAGAGATTGAGCGTGAGCGTGGTGTGATCCTTAGAGAAATGCAGGAAGTCGAAACCAACTTACAAGAAGTTGTTTTTGATTATCTTCATGCCACAGCTTATCAGAATACGGCACTTGGACGCACAATTTTGGGGCCAACTGAAAATATCAA GTCTATCAGTAGGAAGGACTTGGTGGACTATATAACTACACATTATAAGGGGCCACGAATCGTGCTTGCTGCTGCTGGAG gAGTTTCCCATGATGAACTGCTTCAGTTAGCCAAGTTGCACTTTGGAGACTCTCTGTCCAGCAACACAGGAGAGATACCAGTTCTGCCTCCCTGCAAGTTCACAGGAAGTGAG ATTCGTGTGCGAGATGACAAGATGCCTCTGGCACACCTGGCGATCGCTGTCGAAGCTGTTGGCTGGGCGCATCCAGACACTCTGTCTCTCATGGTCGCAAACACACTGATTGGCAACTGGGATCGCTCTTTTGGCGGAGGAATG aaCTTATCTAGCAAGCTGGCCCAGCTCACCTGTCACGGCAACCTCTGCCATAGCTTCCAGTCTTTCAACACTTCCTACACAGATACAGGATTGTGGGGACTCTATATGGTGTGTGAACCAGCCACCATTGCAGACATGCTACATATTGTTCAAAAGGAATG GATGCGGCTTTGTACAAGTGTCACCGAGAATGAAGTTGCAAGAGCCAAAAATCTTCTGAAAACAAACATGTTGTTACAACTCGATG GCTCGACTCCAATTTGTGAAGATATTGGTAGGCAAATGTTATGTTATAATAGAAGAATTCCCATTCCTGAGCTTGAAGCAAGAATTGAT GCCGTCACTGCTGAGATGGTGCGAGAAGTGTGCACCAAGTACATTTACGACAAGAGTCCAGCTGTTGCTGCCGTGG GTCCCATTGAGCAACTACCAGATTTTAACAGGATTTGCAGTAACATGTGCTGGGCTCGTGGTTAA